One Peterkaempfera bronchialis DNA window includes the following coding sequences:
- a CDS encoding AAA family ATPase, with the protein MQICSVSVEGFRCLADVAGVPVLSQTILTGQNEGGKTALLDALNFLLHGTALSEHDLTYVGDGDLQEPEGDTAALHARVPQTVVTGSFSLNAEEQLRLELPEQVRIRRRFRPEAGMFLEVHRRVCQDPQLRDLAAVKLPGLKELAAVHGVEPVGQASARNSWEQPLRALAQQLKQVDAWVPAASEVAAALPTMVYFKGDSVQAPEAVIQSLLNSRLREYTRADEVAKRVTDLEGYLAESLKEDIDSIRSHIAQRCTLPSVELAPQVQVRPTLVGVELNVLDSQGRRFPLSSAGTGRSRRISLALWESSNELLGQHDATQTPESDVLFVYDEPDTHLDYSHQRRIMALLQLQSSRPNARVIVATHSLNLIDGVDISSVVHLRTQEGRVRAEVLSEDSADKDVRRHLSTIATTLGFRNSVLLHERFFVAVEGVSETSAFPILFRKHAGFPIQSAGICLWAGGSNEGALRFARFLKDHGRDVAFVVDKDSRTNQRHVFRDDKLKEHGFDLKQECLYLGSPNELEDLFTNDDWAETANALWRPNAERGPWQPQEIEELRAGKFSSHLLDLLKGGSPEGPKNKEDLMVGIAAHLAQDRIPAALSTVFDALVSRAQDAGPHLW; encoded by the coding sequence GTGCAGATCTGTTCCGTTTCCGTTGAGGGCTTTCGCTGCCTTGCGGACGTCGCCGGGGTTCCGGTCCTTTCCCAGACGATTCTGACCGGGCAAAACGAGGGCGGGAAGACCGCTCTTCTGGACGCGCTGAACTTCCTGCTGCACGGAACAGCACTGAGCGAGCACGATCTCACCTACGTCGGCGACGGCGATCTCCAGGAGCCAGAGGGCGACACAGCCGCCCTGCACGCGCGTGTGCCCCAGACGGTCGTGACGGGCAGCTTCAGCCTTAATGCCGAGGAGCAACTGCGTCTCGAGCTGCCCGAGCAGGTACGAATCCGGCGGCGTTTCCGGCCGGAGGCAGGCATGTTCCTCGAGGTCCACCGACGTGTCTGCCAGGACCCTCAACTGCGTGACCTGGCGGCGGTGAAGCTGCCGGGGTTGAAGGAGCTCGCGGCGGTTCACGGGGTCGAGCCGGTCGGGCAGGCGAGTGCCAGGAATAGCTGGGAGCAGCCGCTTCGGGCGTTGGCTCAGCAATTAAAGCAGGTGGACGCGTGGGTGCCGGCGGCCTCCGAGGTGGCCGCGGCCCTGCCGACGATGGTGTACTTCAAGGGAGACTCCGTCCAGGCACCCGAGGCCGTGATCCAGAGTCTGCTCAACTCCCGGCTGCGGGAATACACGCGGGCCGACGAGGTGGCCAAGCGGGTAACGGACCTTGAGGGCTATCTCGCTGAGTCGCTGAAGGAGGACATCGACAGCATCCGCAGTCACATCGCGCAGCGGTGCACCCTGCCGTCGGTGGAGCTGGCTCCCCAGGTGCAGGTGCGTCCGACCCTGGTCGGCGTCGAGCTGAACGTGCTGGACTCCCAGGGCCGCCGCTTCCCGCTGTCGTCTGCCGGCACCGGCCGCTCGCGCCGGATCTCGCTGGCCCTGTGGGAGAGCAGCAACGAACTCTTGGGGCAGCACGACGCCACGCAGACGCCCGAGTCGGATGTCCTGTTCGTCTACGACGAGCCCGACACCCACCTCGACTACTCCCATCAGCGGCGCATCATGGCGCTCCTCCAACTGCAGTCCTCGCGGCCTAACGCGCGCGTCATCGTCGCGACGCACTCGCTCAACCTGATCGACGGCGTCGACATCTCCTCCGTGGTGCACCTGCGTACCCAGGAGGGCCGGGTTCGGGCGGAGGTCCTGAGCGAGGACAGCGCGGACAAGGACGTACGCCGACACCTGTCGACGATCGCGACAACACTGGGGTTCCGCAACAGCGTCCTCCTGCACGAGCGGTTCTTCGTCGCCGTGGAGGGCGTATCCGAGACATCCGCGTTCCCCATCCTCTTCCGCAAGCACGCTGGCTTCCCGATCCAGTCCGCCGGGATCTGCCTGTGGGCCGGCGGCAGCAACGAAGGCGCGCTGCGATTCGCCCGGTTCCTCAAAGATCACGGGCGCGACGTCGCCTTCGTAGTCGACAAAGACAGCCGCACCAACCAAAGGCACGTCTTCCGCGACGACAAGCTCAAGGAGCACGGCTTCGACCTCAAGCAGGAGTGTCTCTACCTTGGCTCCCCCAACGAGCTCGAAGACCTGTTCACCAACGACGACTGGGCCGAAACAGCCAACGCGCTGTGGAGGCCGAACGCCGAACGCGGCCCCTGGCAGCCTCAGGAGATCGAAGAGCTGCGGGCTGGCAAGTTCAGCTCGCATCTGCTGGACCTGCTCAAGGGCGGTTCCCCTGAGGGACCGAAAAACAAGGAAGACCTCATGGTTGGCATCGCCGCCCACCTCGCGCAGGACCGCATCCCCGCCGCCCTGTCCACGGTCTTCGATGCTCTCGTCAGTCGCGCGCAGGACGCGGGGCCGCATCTTTGGTAG
- a CDS encoding ATP-binding protein, whose protein sequence is MAARLPAEEIRLSALVSRRSELPLTPPLSAPDALPFGELSPPVFERVVCEVMWLVDGMNDIRGYGRSGQDQGGLDLIGRRKGKTHVYQVRRIVSLSAPALRAAVTDFTGPSRTTTPEEGWSERRFNTVRFVLATGCIVDDTAVEDELVALQERYQDDIDVDLYDARALSRFLRERPSIVAGVFGPEWAKAFCGVETPPVPSLPHGYALLNDPLEHLGLADALHRAQQLAETEPEPAAELFGELADALEQASFTGHARQLRTRQRDLLASAGQADAAFTVAAKLMLDRYESGDRMFVDEHLKRLAPDAGGTASDIYVVLKALADWFEYGYDLPPVTTALETVVQACDPLAARLVLAVIEQIVVDEHPDDHPSRLSDLASEVVPSQTGLLRIRLECCLADLAVRGGQSPEESYADLDRRALSGRIPERHAVLVHMRRGRALALADLGSEAIEAYRRAVLAATREGLGGDARHALRSISYLSDQYNVGFRESSQAMLSARTVGAKGARLIDLSFNPAVSALEALVDDKLPDASRAAHQWLWQDRISGALTDENLAHQRYGEVFNRAGETKHAVRHFVLAGRRKDALSATESACEFLDVCDLLEVRARWVCSAAAAVIGQQADLIPDDAVAGIAARLTDIVITGLQSELAGLHPVMQALGALGALDERLPATSAQQVLPLLIECIPREPNISRHIDEQMLAFLGACIKAELPVADRAIQALMDAWKLDVNGAESLLAGLHAHVPSAVPAVRERAQQGHRGATAVLADWRVDDPSVAETARELADTVLAEPVGTVRPFYAMGTVARQCAAFLIACEGQSTVDAGEPIRLLRERVAAHLLLWAQDLNDTADRRSEAVRALSILAETLPAPVRDDMFKRLMGLYPNPGEHPVDAFDRRTQHPLSRYKINAQGDRRLPAEILYATAVFANTTEQAMRVQQRLLPHLSHAEQERGHGWLQAQTMLALDRLAPTPTSLTVNHPSKFVRQTAVICWGHADQRDPSLARVFAEDSNTSVRHNLARILAELPPGERLKYEAITERLRTDNSARVRQATAQIP, encoded by the coding sequence ATGGCTGCGAGGCTGCCCGCGGAGGAAATCCGTCTCAGTGCGCTTGTCAGCCGGCGCAGCGAACTACCCCTCACCCCGCCCCTCTCTGCCCCCGATGCGCTGCCCTTCGGCGAGCTGTCCCCGCCTGTATTCGAACGCGTGGTCTGCGAGGTCATGTGGCTTGTCGATGGGATGAACGACATCCGCGGCTACGGCCGATCCGGACAGGACCAGGGCGGACTCGATCTCATTGGTAGGCGGAAAGGGAAGACGCACGTCTACCAGGTGCGCAGGATCGTCTCCCTGTCCGCGCCCGCGCTCCGTGCGGCCGTCACCGACTTCACCGGTCCATCCCGCACTACGACCCCCGAAGAGGGGTGGTCCGAGCGTCGGTTCAATACGGTGCGTTTTGTCCTGGCAACAGGGTGCATCGTCGATGACACGGCCGTGGAAGACGAACTCGTCGCCTTGCAGGAGCGGTATCAGGACGACATAGACGTCGATCTCTACGACGCACGTGCCCTTTCCCGATTCCTGCGGGAACGCCCGTCCATTGTCGCTGGCGTCTTCGGTCCCGAGTGGGCCAAGGCATTCTGCGGTGTAGAGACGCCACCGGTGCCGTCCCTGCCGCATGGCTACGCGTTATTGAACGACCCCCTCGAGCATCTGGGCCTGGCGGACGCTCTGCACCGCGCTCAGCAGCTCGCGGAGACGGAGCCTGAGCCGGCTGCCGAGCTCTTCGGCGAATTGGCGGATGCACTTGAGCAGGCCTCGTTTACCGGGCATGCCCGCCAGCTACGCACTCGGCAGCGCGACCTGTTGGCATCCGCAGGACAGGCCGACGCAGCATTCACCGTCGCGGCTAAGTTGATGCTTGACCGGTACGAGTCCGGCGATCGTATGTTTGTGGATGAGCACCTGAAGCGGCTGGCTCCCGACGCCGGTGGCACGGCATCCGACATCTACGTGGTCTTGAAGGCGCTGGCGGACTGGTTCGAGTACGGCTACGACCTCCCGCCGGTGACCACCGCGCTCGAGACTGTGGTGCAGGCGTGCGATCCCCTGGCAGCCCGCTTGGTGCTGGCAGTCATCGAGCAGATCGTTGTCGACGAACACCCCGACGATCATCCGTCGAGGCTGTCTGACCTGGCTTCCGAGGTTGTCCCCTCCCAGACAGGGCTTCTGCGGATTCGGCTGGAGTGCTGTCTCGCAGACCTGGCCGTCCGCGGCGGACAGAGCCCGGAAGAGTCTTATGCCGACCTCGACCGGCGCGCTCTGAGCGGCCGCATACCGGAACGGCACGCGGTCCTGGTGCACATGCGCCGCGGACGCGCCCTGGCCCTGGCCGACCTCGGAAGCGAAGCCATCGAGGCCTACCGGCGCGCTGTACTGGCCGCTACCCGAGAGGGCCTGGGAGGCGATGCCCGGCACGCCCTGCGGTCCATTTCCTATCTGTCCGACCAGTACAACGTCGGATTCAGGGAATCGTCCCAAGCCATGCTCTCGGCCCGCACGGTCGGCGCCAAGGGCGCGCGCCTCATCGACCTCTCCTTCAACCCGGCAGTCAGCGCGCTGGAAGCCCTGGTCGACGACAAACTGCCGGACGCCTCACGAGCCGCGCACCAGTGGCTGTGGCAGGACCGGATCTCCGGTGCGTTGACAGACGAGAACCTCGCCCACCAGCGCTATGGCGAAGTCTTCAACCGCGCCGGAGAAACGAAGCACGCCGTGCGTCACTTCGTCCTTGCCGGCCGCAGAAAGGACGCACTCTCCGCCACCGAATCGGCCTGCGAGTTTCTCGACGTATGCGACCTCTTGGAGGTGCGTGCACGGTGGGTATGCAGCGCAGCCGCAGCGGTGATCGGCCAGCAGGCGGATCTCATTCCTGATGATGCTGTCGCAGGCATCGCTGCCCGCCTGACGGACATCGTCATCACGGGCCTGCAGTCGGAGCTGGCGGGCCTTCATCCGGTCATGCAGGCTCTCGGAGCGCTGGGAGCGCTCGATGAGCGACTGCCAGCAACGTCAGCGCAACAGGTGCTGCCCTTGTTGATTGAATGTATTCCCAGAGAGCCGAACATCTCCCGGCACATCGATGAACAGATGCTGGCTTTCCTCGGTGCCTGTATCAAGGCTGAACTGCCTGTAGCGGACCGAGCCATCCAAGCCTTGATGGACGCGTGGAAGCTCGATGTAAACGGCGCTGAGAGTCTGCTTGCCGGCCTCCATGCCCACGTGCCGTCGGCCGTGCCAGCGGTACGCGAACGGGCGCAGCAGGGCCACCGCGGAGCCACCGCCGTCCTGGCCGACTGGCGGGTGGACGACCCCTCTGTCGCTGAGACCGCGCGGGAACTGGCCGACACCGTGCTGGCCGAACCGGTCGGGACCGTCCGCCCCTTCTATGCCATGGGAACCGTCGCGCGGCAGTGCGCGGCCTTCCTCATAGCGTGCGAGGGCCAGAGCACCGTGGACGCAGGTGAGCCGATCAGACTCTTGCGTGAACGCGTCGCAGCACACCTGCTGTTGTGGGCCCAAGACCTCAACGACACAGCCGACCGGCGCTCCGAGGCCGTGCGCGCACTGTCCATCCTCGCTGAAACCCTGCCGGCGCCCGTACGAGACGACATGTTCAAACGGCTCATGGGTCTGTACCCAAATCCGGGAGAACACCCGGTCGACGCCTTCGACCGACGCACCCAGCACCCTCTGAGCCGATACAAGATCAATGCTCAAGGAGACCGGCGTCTGCCCGCAGAGATCCTGTACGCGACCGCGGTCTTCGCCAACACCACCGAGCAAGCCATGCGCGTCCAACAGCGCCTGCTCCCGCACCTGAGCCATGCCGAACAAGAACGAGGCCACGGCTGGCTACAGGCACAGACCATGCTCGCACTCGACCGGTTGGCCCCCACGCCGACGTCCCTGACGGTCAACCACCCCTCAAAGTTCGTGCGGCAGACGGCCGTAATCTGCTGGGGCCACGCCGATCAACGGGATCCGTCTTTGGCACGCGTCTTCGCCGAGGACTCCAACACCAGCGTCCGCCACAATCTGGCCCGTATCCTCGCTGAACTCCCCCCAGGCGAACGCCTCAAGTACGAAGCCATCACCGAACGACTCCGCACCGACAACAGCGCACGCGTCCGCCAAGCCACCGCCCAGATCCCATGA
- a CDS encoding ATP-binding protein, producing MTAATYQYVDLPDASVVTTRALLTARENIADTVAARAMMCIHGGAGFGKTLAVNTCLRELEPSEDVRRVTFRARPTARAVRYELFTALDLAGEPPRHPSEFDRLLKTALAERPRTFLVDEAQWLNGEAFEYFRYLWDEPATRFAVVFVGGEGCHTVLRREPMLSSRIFIWQHFTRLTPSEVLDVIPLFHPIWAHADLDDIAFADQHAAHGNFRAWAQLTAHARTALARTGRPRVDQELLRWAFSRLA from the coding sequence GTGACCGCTGCCACCTACCAGTACGTCGACCTGCCCGATGCCTCCGTGGTCACCACCCGGGCCCTGCTCACCGCACGGGAGAACATCGCCGACACCGTTGCCGCGCGGGCCATGATGTGCATCCACGGCGGCGCCGGCTTCGGCAAGACGCTCGCGGTCAACACCTGCCTGCGCGAGCTCGAACCGAGCGAGGATGTACGACGGGTCACCTTCCGCGCCCGCCCCACCGCCCGAGCGGTGCGCTACGAGCTGTTCACCGCGCTCGACCTGGCCGGCGAGCCGCCCCGCCACCCCAGCGAATTCGACCGTCTGCTCAAGACCGCCCTGGCCGAGCGCCCCCGCACCTTTCTGGTCGACGAGGCCCAGTGGCTCAACGGGGAGGCGTTCGAGTACTTCCGCTACCTCTGGGACGAGCCCGCCACCCGCTTCGCGGTCGTCTTCGTCGGCGGCGAGGGCTGCCACACCGTGCTGCGCCGCGAACCGATGCTCTCCTCCCGCATCTTCATCTGGCAGCACTTCACCCGCCTCACCCCCAGCGAGGTCCTCGACGTCATCCCCCTGTTCCACCCGATCTGGGCCCACGCCGACCTCGACGACATCGCCTTCGCCGACCAGCATGCCGCGCACGGCAACTTCCGCGCCTGGGCCCAGCTGACCGCCCACGCCCGCACCGCCCTGGCACGCACCGGCCGCCCCCGCGTCGACCAAGAGCTGCTGCGCTGGGCCTTCAGCCGCCTCGCCTGA
- the tpg gene encoding telomere-protecting terminal protein Tpg, with amino-acid sequence MGKISNGIERALLTRPVPTGTSALRFLMRSEKGSTRKVARLLGVSQRTVQRWVTKRPGARRTPGPLQVRAIEEAVLARWQPRIRARRRAQAEAEGFVFHTRARFGFAAPAGSSDDPRVRWITQDLPGEVARELFAARDAGAGEQQQKVILARALGHSYFREWGRRAHGLHIVFSDVEFADFSID; translated from the coding sequence ATGGGAAAGATCAGCAATGGAATCGAACGAGCACTGCTGACGCGCCCGGTACCTACAGGCACCTCGGCATTGCGTTTCCTCATGAGATCCGAGAAAGGCTCCACGAGGAAGGTGGCACGTCTTCTGGGCGTTTCACAGCGAACCGTGCAGCGGTGGGTGACGAAGAGGCCCGGGGCGCGGCGCACGCCGGGTCCGCTGCAGGTCCGGGCTATCGAGGAAGCGGTCCTGGCTCGGTGGCAGCCCCGGATACGAGCCCGTCGGCGTGCCCAGGCAGAGGCAGAGGGGTTCGTCTTCCATACCCGGGCGCGATTTGGCTTCGCCGCGCCAGCAGGTTCCTCGGACGATCCGCGGGTGCGGTGGATCACCCAGGACCTGCCGGGAGAGGTAGCCCGGGAGCTATTCGCCGCCCGGGACGCCGGCGCGGGCGAGCAGCAGCAGAAGGTGATCCTCGCCCGCGCGCTGGGACACAGCTACTTCCGCGAATGGGGCCGCCGGGCTCACGGTCTGCACATCGTCTTCAGCGACGTCGAGTTCGCCGACTTCTCGATCGACTGA
- a CDS encoding transposase family protein: MMTDSGSRDTNGGHGVDAGGQRPPPSGDPAGVLGKQSLVALRAPAVRRLLALRARGGLSRQHVRLAGECLGASERTVWRWLAEASQSPEAAAHPGARHTSRFEITAEIRVLLAYWHGNASAVHRQLVERAAAEAGGVPAHTSGAAGPVPPGLVAVPGGAALSQVPLLDPVPSLLTFLRALRRDLTAGERAGLASGPEAARAHDVFGKRPASWRNYAWETDHVQAPLLVDADGDLVRPWITWFIDTATKVITGTAVTPGHPSRASVLAALRAAVVRDDPYGPAGGVPELVRMDRGKDFLSAAVTTALGAMGVTVKDLPAYSPHLKGTVESLNRAADRMLFAALPGYTAGPTRPRSERRGRPAGALSALSFQDFTAEVLEWTNWWNTAHRPKALSGRTPLEAWQADPTPVTDIPAADLWAFTLEDDGRPRKLTSHGVSWRGRTYTAAWMTGQTGRQVRVRYMPHHDHEIEVCDARGRHLGPAHLADAATPEQLQALREARAERARRLRADTKAAERLRRQRFAPTTSAEPAQRLGAVTAAQADRELAAADYTDVARLALPDLIPPAPPPAYWRTPPALAASTAPAPPASAPADPSADVAPEPDSRPAGDAT, translated from the coding sequence ATGATGACGGACAGCGGATCGAGGGACACCAACGGCGGCCACGGCGTTGACGCGGGAGGACAGCGGCCGCCACCGTCGGGGGATCCGGCCGGCGTGCTCGGAAAGCAGTCGCTGGTTGCGCTGCGGGCGCCTGCGGTGCGCCGCCTGCTGGCGCTGCGGGCCCGGGGCGGTCTATCGCGGCAGCACGTGCGGCTGGCGGGGGAGTGCCTGGGGGCATCGGAGCGCACGGTGTGGCGGTGGCTGGCTGAGGCGTCCCAGAGCCCGGAGGCGGCTGCGCACCCCGGAGCCCGCCACACGAGCAGGTTCGAGATCACCGCGGAAATCCGGGTGCTGCTGGCGTACTGGCACGGCAACGCCTCCGCAGTCCACCGCCAGCTCGTGGAGCGCGCCGCAGCCGAGGCCGGGGGCGTACCAGCACATACGTCCGGCGCTGCTGGGCCCGTCCCGCCCGGCCTGGTGGCTGTGCCGGGCGGGGCAGCCCTGTCGCAGGTGCCGCTGCTGGATCCGGTCCCGTCCCTGTTGACGTTCCTGCGCGCGCTGCGCCGCGATCTGACGGCGGGGGAGCGCGCCGGTCTCGCCAGCGGACCGGAGGCAGCACGCGCCCATGACGTGTTCGGCAAGCGGCCGGCGTCATGGCGCAACTACGCCTGGGAGACTGACCACGTCCAGGCCCCGCTGCTGGTCGACGCTGACGGCGACCTGGTGCGCCCGTGGATCACCTGGTTCATCGACACCGCCACTAAGGTCATCACCGGTACCGCTGTCACCCCGGGCCATCCCTCCCGCGCGTCGGTACTGGCTGCTTTGCGCGCCGCAGTGGTGCGGGACGATCCCTACGGCCCGGCCGGGGGAGTGCCGGAGCTGGTGAGGATGGACCGGGGCAAGGACTTCCTGTCGGCCGCCGTAACCACCGCGCTCGGTGCGATGGGTGTGACGGTCAAGGACTTGCCCGCCTACAGCCCGCATCTGAAAGGCACGGTGGAAAGCCTCAACCGGGCTGCGGACCGGATGCTGTTCGCCGCCCTGCCCGGCTACACCGCCGGGCCCACCAGGCCCCGCTCGGAGCGGCGCGGACGTCCCGCGGGGGCGCTGTCCGCCCTGTCGTTCCAGGACTTCACCGCAGAGGTCCTGGAGTGGACGAACTGGTGGAACACCGCGCACCGCCCGAAAGCCCTGTCGGGCCGTACGCCGCTGGAGGCGTGGCAGGCCGATCCGACCCCTGTCACCGACATCCCCGCCGCCGACCTGTGGGCCTTCACCCTCGAGGACGACGGCCGGCCCCGGAAGCTGACCAGCCACGGCGTGAGCTGGCGCGGCCGCACCTACACCGCCGCGTGGATGACCGGCCAGACCGGCCGCCAGGTCCGCGTGCGCTACATGCCCCACCACGACCACGAGATCGAGGTCTGCGACGCCCGCGGCCGCCACCTCGGCCCGGCGCACCTCGCGGACGCGGCCACTCCCGAGCAACTGCAGGCGCTGCGCGAGGCACGCGCGGAGCGCGCCCGGCGCCTGCGGGCCGACACGAAGGCCGCCGAACGCCTGCGCCGCCAGCGATTCGCCCCCACCACCAGCGCGGAGCCCGCCCAGCGGCTGGGAGCCGTCACGGCCGCCCAGGCCGATCGTGAACTCGCCGCCGCCGACTACACCGACGTCGCACGGCTGGCACTCCCCGACTTGATCCCGCCCGCGCCGCCTCCGGCGTACTGGCGCACCCCGCCCGCCCTCGCGGCCAGCACAGCGCCAGCCCCGCCCGCCTCCGCTCCAGCCGACCCGTCAGCGGACGTTGCGCCGGAGCCCGACTCCCGACCCGCAGGAGACGCCACGTGA
- a CDS encoding DEAD/DEAH box helicase → MSPQSIRREHVRDASKQLRNIPITSRVGKTDEAHGTAGDLGRPWAAIHDNQRIPADFRLYLTATPRILAAARPQKGADGQDVELATMSDDPEGTYGAWLAELGLSEAIEREILAGFEIDVLEIRDPSPVLGESEEAQRGRRLALLQTALLEHAAAYNLRTVMTFHQKVEEARAFADKLPETAAELYLNDASDADLAAADKLPKSSIDAEFYELEAGRHVPPDRVWSAWLCGDHTVAERREKIHQFANGINAAGHRVHRAFLASVRVLGEGVDITGERGVEAICFADTRGSQVEIVQNIGRALRLNKDGSTKVARIIVPVFLEPNEDPTDMVASASFKPLVAVLQGLRSHDERLVEQLASRALTSGKRKVHLQRDEDGRIVGTGGESDGEDQEHDDDTNAAAESALLHFSSPRDTATIAAFLRTRVYRPESLVWLSGYQALIRWRAENGITGVHAVPYDVEVEVGVTKDFPLGRWVHQQRKALRAGELEKRRKTLLDAPEAGMLWEPGEEAWEAKLAALRSYRRASGHLAPRQDAIWGEGEAMVPIGQHMANLRRKGGLGKDPKRAAERAEQLAAVDPDWNCPWPLSWQRHFRVLADLVDADGVLPYIAPGVTFEGDDIGTWRWRQQEPGTWAQLMPEQRERLEALGVRGATLPVAIAPATTSATKGPSKAQQAFQRGLAALAQYIAREGESSVKRTHREKVVIDGQEHDLALGIWYSNQKQRRDKLTAEQLDALRKLDVRWA, encoded by the coding sequence GTGTCACCTCAATCTATACGTCGCGAACATGTCCGCGACGCATCGAAGCAGCTCAGGAACATCCCGATCACTTCTAGAGTCGGTAAAACGGACGAGGCCCACGGAACCGCTGGTGATCTTGGGCGGCCGTGGGCGGCGATCCACGACAACCAGCGGATCCCGGCGGACTTCCGGCTCTACCTCACCGCGACCCCGCGCATCCTCGCCGCGGCCCGCCCGCAGAAGGGCGCGGACGGCCAGGATGTGGAGCTCGCGACGATGTCGGACGACCCGGAGGGCACCTACGGCGCGTGGCTCGCAGAGCTCGGTCTGAGCGAGGCCATCGAGCGCGAAATCCTTGCCGGATTCGAGATCGACGTCCTGGAGATCCGCGATCCCTCGCCTGTCCTCGGGGAGTCGGAGGAGGCGCAGCGGGGCCGGCGCCTGGCCCTGTTGCAGACCGCGCTCCTGGAGCACGCCGCCGCGTACAACCTCCGTACGGTCATGACGTTCCACCAGAAGGTCGAAGAGGCCCGAGCGTTCGCGGACAAGCTGCCCGAGACGGCTGCCGAGCTGTACCTGAACGACGCCTCCGACGCCGATCTGGCCGCCGCCGACAAGCTCCCGAAGTCCTCGATCGACGCGGAGTTCTACGAGCTGGAGGCCGGCCGCCACGTCCCGCCGGACCGGGTGTGGTCGGCGTGGCTGTGCGGCGACCACACCGTTGCCGAACGGCGCGAGAAGATCCACCAGTTCGCCAACGGCATCAACGCCGCCGGGCACCGGGTCCACCGCGCCTTCCTCGCCAGCGTCCGCGTCCTCGGGGAAGGCGTCGACATCACCGGCGAGCGGGGCGTAGAGGCGATCTGCTTCGCCGACACCCGCGGCTCACAGGTGGAGATCGTCCAGAACATCGGCCGGGCGCTGAGGCTCAACAAGGACGGCTCCACCAAGGTCGCCAGGATCATCGTGCCGGTGTTCCTGGAGCCGAACGAGGACCCCACCGACATGGTCGCCAGCGCCAGCTTCAAGCCGCTCGTAGCGGTCCTCCAGGGCCTGCGCAGCCACGACGAGCGCCTGGTCGAGCAACTCGCCTCCCGCGCGCTCACCAGCGGCAAGCGCAAGGTCCACCTCCAGCGCGATGAGGACGGGCGGATCGTCGGGACCGGCGGCGAGAGCGACGGCGAGGACCAGGAGCACGACGACGACACCAACGCCGCTGCCGAGTCCGCGCTGCTGCACTTCTCCAGCCCGCGCGACACCGCGACCATCGCGGCCTTCCTGCGCACCCGGGTCTACCGGCCCGAGTCGCTGGTGTGGCTCTCGGGCTACCAGGCCCTCATCCGCTGGCGGGCGGAGAACGGCATCACCGGCGTCCACGCCGTCCCCTACGACGTCGAGGTCGAAGTCGGCGTCACGAAGGACTTCCCGCTCGGGCGGTGGGTGCACCAGCAGCGCAAGGCCCTGCGCGCCGGCGAACTCGAGAAGCGGCGCAAGACGCTGCTGGACGCGCCGGAGGCCGGGATGCTCTGGGAACCGGGCGAGGAGGCGTGGGAGGCCAAGCTGGCCGCCTTGCGCTCCTACCGGCGGGCCTCCGGGCACCTCGCGCCGCGGCAGGACGCGATCTGGGGTGAGGGCGAGGCGATGGTGCCCATCGGACAGCACATGGCCAACCTGCGCCGCAAGGGCGGCCTCGGGAAGGACCCGAAGCGGGCGGCGGAGCGCGCGGAGCAGCTGGCGGCGGTCGACCCGGACTGGAACTGCCCGTGGCCGCTTAGCTGGCAGCGCCACTTCCGGGTGCTCGCCGACCTGGTCGACGCCGACGGCGTCCTGCCCTACATCGCGCCCGGCGTCACGTTCGAGGGCGACGACATCGGCACGTGGCGGTGGCGGCAGCAGGAGCCGGGCACGTGGGCGCAGCTGATGCCCGAGCAGCGCGAGCGCCTGGAGGCGCTGGGCGTGCGGGGCGCGACCCTCCCCGTGGCCATCGCCCCGGCGACGACGTCCGCGACGAAGGGTCCGAGCAAGGCACAGCAGGCATTCCAGCGCGGCCTGGCAGCCCTCGCCCAGTACATCGCCCGCGAAGGAGAGTCCTCGGTGAAGCGGACTCACCGGGAGAAGGTCGTCATCGACGGCCAGGAGCACGACCTGGCGCTGGGGATTTGGTACTCCAACCAGAAGCAACGCCGCGACAAGCTCACCGCAGAACAACTGGACGCACTACGGAAGCTGGACGTGAGGTGGGCGTAG